The window CCGCGGTCTGTGGTTCGCGGCCGCGGCCTGGCATCACCGGGTCAGTCACGCCTCCATCCCCGGCCGCGAACAGAGTTACCTCGCGGTCCTCGACGACAGCGGCGCGGCCGGTGCGGTGGTGCTCGCCGACGGGGCCATCCTCGCCTCAGGGCCGGAGTCGGAGCGGTGCGCTGCCGTCGGCACGGCCCTGTCGGACCGCTGGTGGTCGCTGAACCGCCCGCCGATGACGGCCTGGCGGATCGGTTTCACCCTGACCGGCGACCCGGCCAGCCCGATCTGGTCCCCGGCTCGCTGGACCCTCACCCCACCGGACGGCCTCTCACCGGGCGGCTCACCGGACGACCTAGTGTCGGGCCCGCCGGGCGGCCTCGCGTCGGGCCCGCCGGGCGGCCCCTCATCTGGCTCGTAGGAAGGCCAGGACCGCGAGCACTCGCCGGTTGGTGTCGTCGGTCGGTGGGAGGCCCAGCTTGGACAGGATGTTGCCGACGTGCTTGCCGACCGCCGGCTCGCTGATGAACAGACCGGCCGCGATCGCCGAGTTGGACCGGCCCTCGGCGATCAGCGCCAGCACCTCCCGCTCCCGGCCGGAGAGCCCGGCCAGCGGATCCTGGGGGCGGCTGATCAGACGACGAACCACATCCGGGTCGACGACGGTGCCGCCGGCGACCACGGTACGCAGCGCGGCCACGAACTCGGTGATCTCGGCGACCCGGTCCTTGAGCAGGTAACCGACGCCGTCACCGGTGGCGATCAGGTCGGCCGCATACTCCTGCTGCACATACTGACTGAGCACGACGACGGGCAGGCCGGGGCGGGACCGCCGAAGCCGAACCGCGGCGCGGAGACCCTCGTCCTGAAAGGACGGCGGCATCTTGATGTCGGTGATCACCAGCTCGGGATCGTGCTCGTCGACCGCGGCCGTCAGCTCGGCGGCGTCACCGACGGCCGCGACCACCTCGAAACCGAACCGGACCAGCACCCCGACCAGCCCCTCACGGAGCAACACCCCGTCCTCGGCAAGGACAACCCGGGTCACAGCTCGACCCGCAGCAGTGTCGGCCCACCGGCCGGGCTGGCGAGCAACAGCTTGCCACCGGCCGCGGCCACCCGATCGGCGAGCCCGGTGAGCCCCGAACCGTGGGCCGGATCGGCGCCGCCCCGCCCGTCGTCGAGAACCTCCAGCACGATCACCTCCCCGGCCCGGCCCAGCCGCATCTGCACCGAGGTGGCGTGTGCGTGTTTCGCGACATTGGTCAGCGCCTCGGCGGCCACGAAGTAGGCGGTGGTCTCGACCCGCTCCGGCAGCCTGTCGACGATGTCGCCGGTGTCCACCGCCGCCGGCACCGGCGAATTCGCCGCCAGCTCCCACAGCGCGGCCGGGAGCCCCAGGTCGGCCAGGGTCTGCGGGCGGATGCCGTGCACCAGGTCGCGCAGCACCACCATCAGCTCCTTGGCCTGCTCGTGGGCCCGGCCCAGCGGCTCGGCGGCGGGCGAGTCGCCCGGCAGATCGAGCCGGGCCATGCCGATCTGCAGGGTGAGGCTGGTGAGCCGGTGCTGGGCGCCGTCGTGCAGGTCACGCTCGATCCGGCGGCGCTCGGCGTCGAACGCGTCGGCCAGCCGGGCCCGGGACAGCGACACCTCGGTCAGCTGGTCACGCAGCACGTCGGTGGTGCCGAGCAGGCGCCGGGCCGGCGCGGCGTGCAGGGCGGCCACCGCGCCCGCGAGGTAGAGGAGGACCGGAAGCAAGGCGATGCCGAGCAGCATGAACGGGACCGACCCGGGCCCGCCGCGGATCACCAGGTCACCGAGCTGCCACTCGGCCAGCCAGGGGCTGAGCAGCAGGACCACCTCCAGCACGACGAGCAGCCCGGCGCCGAGCCACAACAGGGGAGCGGCCAGGGCGAGCAGAACCGCGTAGGCGACCGCCCGCCACGTCGACTCCTCCCGGAGGCGGGCCAGGAACCAGGCGACCGGCCCGGAGACCAGCGGCCGGTGCGGGGCGGGCAGCCGCAGCCGGCGACGCTCCAGCGCGGCCAGCGGCAGGGCCACGGCCGGTCCGGCGACGGCGAACAGGAACGCCGACAGAAGCATCAGCACGACCACGGCCGGTCTCGGCTCGCGGCCCTCGGTGACATCCTGCCCGGCGACCAGCCAGGGCAGCGCGAGGATCCAGAATCCGAACGCGACCGGCGCGGCGATCACCGCGGTCACCGCCAGGTGCAGCAGTGACCGCCATGGCCAGGCCGAACGCAGGTAGCGGCGGTCCTTCAGGGCATCGATCAGCACCGGTTCAAGGTAGCCGGCGGCACCCGGCCCGGCCCAGCCGTCCAGGGACACCCTCCGGGGTAGTGCTGGGTATACCTTCGACCGATGAGAGCGGCATACGACGAGATCGCGGACTGGTATGAGACCGAGTTTCTGCCGGGCAGCCTGCCCGGTGATCCGCTGGGGATCAGACGGGCCATCACCGAGCAGCTCGGCCCCGGCCCGGGGCGCTGTCTGGAGATCGGCTGCGGCACCGGTGTGCACGCCGCGCAGGTGCGGGATCTCGGCTGGAGCCCGGTCGGCGTCGACCTCTCGGCCGGGATGCTGCGGCACGCGTCGGGCCGGTTGCCGATCGCTCGCGCCGACGCGACCCGGCTGCCGTTGCGGGCCGGGTCGGTCGACGCCGCGATCACCGTGATGGCGCACACCGACATGCCCGCGTACCCGGCCGTGCTGCGCGAGGTCAGCCGGGTTCTGCGCCCCGGCGGGCGGTTCGTGCACATCGGTGTGCATCCGGCGTTCTGTGGTGGGTTCGCCGACCGGAGTGACTCGGCGGCGGTGGTGATCCGGCCCGGTTACCTGGACGGACACTGGACGAAGGATTCGTGGACCGCCAATGGGGTCCGGGACAAGGTCGGGGCCAGCCACTGGCCCCTGCCCGCGCTGCTGACCGCGTTCCTGGAGGCGGGCCTGCGGTTCGAGGGTTTCGTCGAGGGCGGTTCGCCGGTCCCGACGATGTTCGCGGTCAGGACATCATCAGCATTGCGGTAGTACCCAGTAGGACCAGTAGCAGGACCGCGATGAGCAGCCCTTTCTCGGCGGTGTCGGTGGCCTCGGCGATGGGTGTGGTGGTCAGCGGCTCACTGCTCATGTGTCCTGTCCTCCGGGGGTCGGGGGTCACCGCCCGTCTCCGTGGCTCCGGATGCGGACGGTCGGCGGGAGGCTTACCGTGAGGGCGTCGTCGACCTCGAAGGGGCTGCAGTGCCGCCGCAGGAATGGCTTCTCTCCGCTGCCGAACGCGGCAACCCGGACACCTCCATACCCATATGGAACACCGGAAACACGGTCGAGCCACTTATTCACGGGCAAAGTTACTTCGATCGGCTGGTGACCGAGATCGGTCAGCTGAAAGCCGGTGACCACCTGTTCTTCACCGACTGGCGCGGCGACCCGGACGAGCGCACCAGCGACGACGGGCCGACCGTGGCCGAGTTGTTCGCCGCGGCCGCCGCCCGCGGGGTGATCGTGAAGGGCCTGCTCTGGCGCTCACATCTGGACAAGCTGGCGTACAGCGAGGAGGAGAACCGGAATCTCAGCGACGACATCGAGGCGGCCGGTGGTGAGGTGCTGCTCGACCAGCGGGTCCGGCGCGGCGGCTCGCACCATCAGAAACTCGTGGTGCTGCGTCATCCGGGCCGGCCCGAGCTGGACATCGCGTTCGC of the Actinoplanes sichuanensis genome contains:
- a CDS encoding class I SAM-dependent methyltransferase, encoding MRAAYDEIADWYETEFLPGSLPGDPLGIRRAITEQLGPGPGRCLEIGCGTGVHAAQVRDLGWSPVGVDLSAGMLRHASGRLPIARADATRLPLRAGSVDAAITVMAHTDMPAYPAVLREVSRVLRPGGRFVHIGVHPAFCGGFADRSDSAAVVIRPGYLDGHWTKDSWTANGVRDKVGASHWPLPALLTAFLEAGLRFEGFVEGGSPVPTMFAVRTSSALR
- a CDS encoding sensor histidine kinase, yielding MLIDALKDRRYLRSAWPWRSLLHLAVTAVIAAPVAFGFWILALPWLVAGQDVTEGREPRPAVVVLMLLSAFLFAVAGPAVALPLAALERRRLRLPAPHRPLVSGPVAWFLARLREESTWRAVAYAVLLALAAPLLWLGAGLLVVLEVVLLLSPWLAEWQLGDLVIRGGPGSVPFMLLGIALLPVLLYLAGAVAALHAAPARRLLGTTDVLRDQLTEVSLSRARLADAFDAERRRIERDLHDGAQHRLTSLTLQIGMARLDLPGDSPAAEPLGRAHEQAKELMVVLRDLVHGIRPQTLADLGLPAALWELAANSPVPAAVDTGDIVDRLPERVETTAYFVAAEALTNVAKHAHATSVQMRLGRAGEVIVLEVLDDGRGGADPAHGSGLTGLADRVAAAGGKLLLASPAGGPTLLRVEL
- a CDS encoding response regulator transcription factor; translated protein: MTRVVLAEDGVLLREGLVGVLVRFGFEVVAAVGDAAELTAAVDEHDPELVITDIKMPPSFQDEGLRAAVRLRRSRPGLPVVVLSQYVQQEYAADLIATGDGVGYLLKDRVAEITEFVAALRTVVAGGTVVDPDVVRRLISRPQDPLAGLSGREREVLALIAEGRSNSAIAAGLFISEPAVGKHVGNILSKLGLPPTDDTNRRVLAVLAFLRAR